The proteins below come from a single Serratia ficaria genomic window:
- a CDS encoding putative T6SS immunity periplasmic lipoprotein produces the protein MSKYLSLLLPVFLSGCPMGDRFNLYPAQSKVVDGKVCVFFDDNEIVRNESILKIAIWKQGGDDYVYEKSYAYSPLALEAGKCVPGIGEFNFIAGEGYTVLVKTPLNSYRAGFSVWKKGEGIVLKPN, from the coding sequence ATGAGTAAATATTTATCACTTCTTTTGCCTGTTTTTCTCTCTGGCTGCCCTATGGGGGATAGGTTCAACTTATACCCAGCGCAAAGCAAGGTTGTAGACGGCAAAGTCTGCGTCTTTTTTGATGATAACGAAATAGTAAGAAATGAATCTATTTTGAAGATAGCCATCTGGAAACAGGGTGGTGATGACTACGTTTACGAAAAATCATATGCCTACAGCCCGCTGGCGTTGGAAGCCGGGAAATGTGTCCCTGGCATTGGCGAGTTTAATTTTATCGCCGGTGAAGGGTACACCGTTCTGGTTAAGACGCCGCTGAACTCATACAGAGCCGGATTTTCCGTATGGAAAAAAGGTGAAGGCATCGTGTTGAAACCAAACTAG
- the ascF gene encoding PTS cellobiose/arbutin/salicin transporter subunit IIBC — protein sequence MPKNYAEISRRIVQALGGLGNIDAVTHCMTRLRFVVKDRALIDTPALKAIDGVLGVVHSGEQCQVIIGNEVARAYQAVQALGMPGAAAPAAPVKRQLTLRGIGAGILDALVGTMSPLIPAIIGGSMVKLLAMILDMAGAFEKGSSTLIILNVIGDGAFFFLPVMVAASAALKFKTNMSLAIAIAGVLVHPNFIDLMAKAAQGQAVEFAFIPVTAVKYTYTVIPALVMTWILSHIERGVDRITPAVTKNFLKPMLIVLIAAPIAILIIGPLGIWIGSGISALVYTVHGYLGWLSVAIMGAIWPLLVITGMHRVFTPTIIQTIAETGKEGMVMPSEIGANLSLGGSSLAVAFKTKNRELRQTALAAAASAIVAGISEPALYGVAVRLKRPLIASLISGFVCGAVAGIGGLASHSMASPGLFTSVQFFDPANPMSMVWVVAVMALSVVLSFVLTLILGFEDIPESEAAPTAATAPAANTANATH from the coding sequence ATGCCGAAAAACTACGCAGAGATCTCGCGCCGCATCGTGCAAGCGCTGGGCGGCCTCGGCAATATCGACGCCGTGACGCACTGCATGACCCGCCTGAGATTCGTTGTTAAGGACCGAGCGCTGATCGACACGCCCGCGCTGAAAGCCATCGACGGCGTGCTGGGCGTGGTGCACAGCGGCGAGCAGTGCCAGGTGATCATCGGCAACGAGGTGGCCAGGGCTTACCAGGCGGTGCAGGCGCTCGGCATGCCGGGTGCGGCGGCCCCCGCCGCACCGGTAAAACGCCAGCTCACCCTGAGAGGCATCGGCGCCGGCATTCTCGACGCGCTGGTGGGCACCATGTCGCCGCTCATCCCCGCCATCATCGGCGGATCCATGGTGAAGCTGCTGGCGATGATCCTGGATATGGCCGGGGCATTCGAAAAAGGCTCCTCGACCCTGATCATCCTGAACGTGATCGGCGACGGCGCGTTCTTCTTCCTGCCGGTGATGGTCGCCGCCTCTGCGGCGCTGAAGTTCAAAACCAACATGTCGTTGGCGATCGCCATCGCCGGGGTGCTGGTGCACCCCAACTTTATCGATCTGATGGCCAAGGCGGCGCAGGGCCAGGCGGTGGAGTTCGCCTTCATCCCGGTGACGGCGGTGAAATACACCTACACGGTGATCCCGGCGCTGGTGATGACCTGGATCCTGTCGCACATCGAACGCGGGGTAGACCGCATCACCCCGGCGGTGACCAAGAACTTCCTCAAGCCGATGCTGATCGTGCTGATTGCCGCGCCGATCGCCATCCTGATTATCGGCCCGCTGGGCATCTGGATCGGCAGCGGCATCTCTGCGCTGGTGTATACCGTGCACGGCTATCTGGGCTGGCTCTCCGTCGCCATTATGGGGGCGATTTGGCCGCTGCTGGTGATCACCGGCATGCACCGGGTGTTCACCCCGACCATCATCCAGACCATCGCCGAAACCGGCAAAGAGGGCATGGTGATGCCTTCGGAGATTGGCGCCAACCTGTCGCTCGGCGGCTCTTCGCTGGCGGTGGCGTTCAAAACCAAGAACCGCGAGCTGCGCCAGACCGCATTGGCCGCCGCCGCCTCCGCCATTGTGGCGGGGATTTCCGAACCGGCGCTGTACGGCGTGGCGGTGCGGCTGAAACGCCCGCTGATCGCCAGCCTGATCAGCGGCTTTGTCTGCGGCGCGGTCGCCGGCATCGGCGGGCTGGCCAGCCATTCGATGGCCTCGCCCGGGTTGTTCACCAGCGTGCAGTTCTTCGACCCGGCCAACCCGATGAGCATGGTGTGGGTGGTGGCGGTGATGGCGCTTTCCGTGGTGCTGTCTTTCGTACTCACGCTGATTTTGGGCTTCGAAGACATTCCGGAAAGCGAAGCGGCCCCAACGGCGGCCACTGCGCCTGCGGCGAATACCGCTAACGCGACCCATTAA
- a CDS encoding putative T6SS immunity periplasmic lipoprotein — protein sequence MRKIFLLLLPLLISGCPMGDKVNLHPAQATIVGKKVCVFVDTNDMVREESILKVGIWRYGNDHYVYEKSYANTPVALKPGKCVPGVDEYDFIPGEGYSVLVSTPLHPYEARFIVWKKGQEVMLKPN from the coding sequence ATGAGAAAAATTTTCTTACTCCTTCTTCCCCTTTTGATCTCTGGTTGCCCGATGGGGGATAAGGTTAACTTACACCCGGCACAAGCGACTATCGTCGGTAAGAAGGTCTGCGTTTTTGTCGATACAAATGACATGGTAAGAGAAGAATCCATTCTAAAAGTAGGCATATGGAGGTATGGAAATGATCATTATGTCTATGAAAAATCATATGCCAACACCCCGGTAGCGTTGAAACCCGGGAAGTGTGTTCCTGGAGTCGATGAGTATGATTTTATCCCTGGTGAAGGGTACAGCGTCCTTGTTAGTACACCTTTGCATCCCTATGAAGCCAGATTTATCGTGTGGAAAAAAGGGCAGGAAGTCATGTTGAAACCGAATTAG
- a CDS encoding 6-phospho-beta-glucosidase encodes MSDSTFPQGFLWGGALAANQAEGGYREGGKGLTTVDMIPHGANRMAVKLGLEKRFSLRDDEFYPSHDAIDFYHRYRDDIALMAEMGFSVFRTSIAWSRIYPNGDELTPNPEGIAFYRSLFEECRKYGIEPLVTLCHFDVPMHLVTEYGSWRSRKMVEFFTRYARTCFEAFDGLVKYWLTFNEINILLHSPFSGAGLVFEAGENPEQVKYQAAHHELVASALATRIAHEVNPANQVGCMLAGGNFYPWSSKPEDVWAALEKDRENLFFIDVQARGAYPSYAARVFREKGVSIAMAPEDADILKHTVDFVSFSYYASRCASADMNDNNSSAANVVKSLANPHVPRSDWGWGIDPLGLRITMNMMYDRYQKPLFLVENGLGAHDEFNANGEIEDDYRISYLREHIRAMADAIADGVPVIGYTTWGCIDLVAASTGEMSKRYGFVYVDRDDQGNGTLARTRKKSFWWYKKVIASNGGDLG; translated from the coding sequence ATGTCTGATTCAACATTCCCGCAAGGGTTCTTATGGGGCGGCGCCCTGGCCGCCAACCAGGCGGAAGGCGGCTATCGCGAGGGCGGGAAAGGGCTGACCACGGTCGATATGATCCCGCACGGCGCCAACCGCATGGCGGTCAAACTCGGCCTGGAGAAGCGCTTTAGCCTGCGCGACGACGAGTTCTACCCCAGCCACGACGCCATCGATTTTTACCACCGCTACCGCGACGACATCGCGCTGATGGCGGAGATGGGCTTTAGCGTGTTCCGCACCTCCATCGCCTGGAGCCGGATTTACCCCAACGGCGACGAGCTAACGCCCAACCCCGAGGGCATCGCCTTCTACCGCAGCCTGTTCGAAGAGTGCCGCAAATACGGCATCGAACCGCTGGTGACCCTGTGCCACTTCGACGTGCCGATGCACCTGGTGACCGAATACGGCTCCTGGCGCAGCCGCAAGATGGTGGAGTTTTTCACCCGCTATGCCCGCACCTGCTTCGAAGCCTTCGACGGGTTGGTGAAATACTGGCTGACCTTCAACGAAATCAACATCCTGCTGCACAGCCCGTTTTCCGGCGCCGGGCTGGTGTTCGAGGCGGGCGAAAACCCCGAGCAGGTGAAATACCAGGCCGCGCACCACGAGCTGGTGGCCAGCGCGCTGGCGACGCGCATCGCCCATGAAGTGAACCCCGCCAACCAGGTGGGCTGCATGCTGGCCGGCGGCAATTTCTACCCCTGGTCCAGCAAGCCGGAAGACGTGTGGGCCGCGCTGGAGAAAGACCGCGAGAACCTGTTCTTTATCGACGTGCAGGCGCGCGGCGCTTACCCCTCCTACGCCGCCCGCGTCTTCCGCGAGAAAGGCGTGAGCATCGCCATGGCGCCGGAAGACGCCGACATCCTGAAACACACCGTCGACTTCGTTTCCTTCAGCTATTACGCCTCGCGCTGCGCCTCTGCCGATATGAACGACAACAACAGCAGCGCCGCCAACGTGGTGAAATCGCTGGCGAACCCGCACGTACCGCGCAGCGACTGGGGCTGGGGCATCGATCCGCTGGGGCTGCGCATCACCATGAACATGATGTACGACCGCTACCAAAAACCGCTGTTCCTGGTGGAAAACGGCCTGGGCGCGCACGATGAGTTCAACGCCAACGGCGAGATAGAAGACGACTACCGCATCAGCTACCTGCGCGAACACATCCGCGCCATGGCCGACGCCATCGCCGACGGCGTGCCGGTGATCGGTTACACCACCTGGGGCTGCATCGACCTGGTGGCCGCCTCGACCGGCGAAATGAGCAAGCGCTACGGCTTTGTGTACGTCGACCGCGACGACCAAGGCAACGGCACCCTCGCCCGCACCCGCAAAAAATCCTTCTGGTGGTATAAGAAGGTGATTGCGAGTAATGGGGGGGATTTGGGGTAG
- a CDS encoding HipA N-terminal domain-containing protein, whose product MEKLRVALNGTVVGTLEKHAGGAMSFVYQEEWLEQAGARAISLSLPLQPEPFRGDAVYNFFDNLLPDSELIRGGFR is encoded by the coding sequence ATGGAAAAGCTACGTGTGGCGCTGAATGGCACTGTTGTTGGGACGCTGGAAAAGCATGCGGGCGGCGCGATGTCGTTTGTGTATCAGGAAGAGTGGCTAGAACAAGCCGGTGCACGCGCCATATCGTTATCCCTGCCGTTACAACCAGAGCCGTTTCGCGGTGACGCAGTGTATAACTTTTTCGACAACCTGCTGCCGGACAGCGAGCTTATTCGCGGAGGCTTTCGATAA
- a CDS encoding DNA cytosine methyltransferase, which translates to MVTFVDLFCGGGFGARGAVRGGGQPLLGLDAWELATQTYKANFPGADIITSFIEDVDVDNLGRKYKPDVLLTSPECTAHSIAKGAKEGSESSRETALGIVPWIKAMDARWVIVENVNRMKKWNRHDELVKTIEGLGYKVSDLLLNSSDFGSPQARKRMFLICDRKGSTVTQEELLKKFSPNKKIAMDVINWKANYKKNKLYIPKRAKATIERAERAISELGKNVPFIIVYYGSDYAGGWQSLDVPLRTITTIDRFGLVTWENDEPFIRMLQPDELLLAMGGGKEHILPFGSRRNKVKLCGNGVCSDVMTSIFKWINLKQSDSGDI; encoded by the coding sequence ATGGTAACTTTTGTTGATTTGTTCTGTGGTGGCGGATTTGGTGCGCGTGGTGCTGTTAGAGGAGGAGGCCAACCTCTACTGGGCCTTGATGCTTGGGAGCTAGCCACTCAAACTTATAAAGCCAATTTTCCTGGCGCTGACATCATTACAAGTTTCATAGAGGATGTCGATGTTGATAACCTTGGCAGAAAATACAAACCTGATGTCTTGCTAACTTCACCGGAGTGTACAGCACATTCTATAGCCAAGGGGGCTAAAGAAGGCTCAGAAAGTAGTCGAGAAACAGCTTTAGGTATAGTGCCGTGGATAAAAGCTATGGATGCCCGTTGGGTCATTGTTGAAAATGTTAACAGGATGAAAAAATGGAATCGACACGATGAATTAGTAAAAACTATCGAGGGACTAGGATATAAAGTTAGTGATTTATTGCTTAATTCCTCCGATTTTGGATCGCCACAGGCACGTAAAAGAATGTTTCTTATTTGCGATAGAAAAGGCTCAACTGTAACGCAGGAGGAATTATTAAAAAAATTCTCACCTAATAAAAAAATAGCTATGGATGTAATAAACTGGAAGGCCAATTATAAGAAAAATAAACTATACATTCCTAAGCGAGCTAAGGCGACAATAGAACGAGCTGAACGAGCAATTTCTGAACTAGGTAAGAACGTTCCTTTTATAATAGTTTATTATGGTTCAGATTATGCCGGTGGATGGCAATCATTAGATGTACCATTGAGGACCATAACAACAATAGATCGCTTTGGCTTAGTTACCTGGGAAAATGACGAGCCATTCATTAGGATGCTTCAACCGGACGAGTTACTGTTGGCTATGGGGGGAGGTAAGGAACATATACTCCCTTTTGGGAGTAGACGTAATAAAGTCAAGTTATGTGGCAATGGTGTTTGTTCTGATGTTATGACTTCAATATTTAAATGGATAAATTTAAAACAGAGCGATAGTGGTGATATATAA
- a CDS encoding restriction endonuclease, translated as MIFSDLHLADLYVDETYGGSRNGNASDDPLPQLLSVDNGAGFRHLGKRPNVDTLKLLVLKTNLSDSSWPDMIDKENGTFIYYGDNRKPGDIHKTNRQGNLILKNLFNEASSNKSSVHFPPIFVFSNSGVYRDVVFLGLAVPGAIGLSPDDDLIAVWRKSEEGNRFQNYRAIFTILDIPKITRQWIKDIQLGNAVNSIYAPKPWLDWVNSRKLTPLRTKLSKQARTKAQQIPTSNDLIAYINCIYSYYKSNPYDFEKCAMEIARFFMPNIHRWEITRQWRDGGRDAIGTYRLGLDAGSIDVEFALEAKCYKLNSGVGVQAVSRLISRLRHRQFGIIVTTSYIDKQAYEELINDNHPVVVISAIDIANKVKEKIGGIKELNNWLERI; from the coding sequence ATGATTTTTTCTGATCTACATTTAGCAGATTTATATGTCGATGAAACATATGGTGGTTCGAGAAATGGCAACGCATCAGATGATCCCTTACCACAACTATTATCTGTTGATAATGGTGCTGGTTTCAGACATTTAGGGAAACGACCAAATGTAGATACTTTAAAACTATTGGTTTTAAAAACAAACTTATCAGATTCTAGCTGGCCTGATATGATAGATAAAGAGAATGGAACCTTTATCTATTATGGAGACAATAGAAAACCGGGAGATATCCATAAAACTAACAGACAAGGTAATTTAATTCTTAAAAATCTATTTAACGAGGCTAGTTCGAATAAATCAAGCGTCCATTTTCCGCCTATTTTTGTATTTTCAAATAGTGGTGTTTATCGAGATGTTGTATTCCTAGGGCTTGCAGTTCCCGGGGCTATTGGCCTAAGCCCTGATGATGATTTGATCGCTGTGTGGAGAAAGAGTGAGGAAGGGAATAGATTTCAAAACTACAGAGCAATCTTTACAATTTTAGATATTCCAAAAATCACTAGACAATGGATAAAAGATATACAACTTGGTAATGCGGTTAATTCAATATATGCTCCTAAACCTTGGCTTGATTGGGTTAATAGTCGTAAATTAACACCCCTCAGAACTAAATTATCCAAGCAAGCAAGAACTAAGGCCCAGCAAATACCTACGTCAAATGATTTAATAGCATATATTAATTGCATTTACTCATATTATAAAAGTAATCCATATGACTTTGAAAAGTGTGCAATGGAGATCGCGAGATTCTTCATGCCAAATATACATCGCTGGGAAATAACTAGGCAATGGAGAGATGGCGGAAGAGATGCTATTGGAACTTATAGGCTAGGACTGGATGCAGGATCTATTGACGTTGAGTTTGCATTGGAGGCTAAATGTTATAAATTGAATTCAGGTGTTGGAGTGCAAGCTGTTTCTCGCTTAATATCAAGATTAAGACATCGCCAATTCGGAATAATTGTCACTACTTCATATATTGATAAACAAGCTTATGAGGAGTTGATTAACGATAATCACCCAGTAGTAGTGATATCAGCAATTGACATAGCCAATAAAGTTAAGGAAAAAATAGGAGGAATAAAAGAGTTGAATAACTGGTTGGAAAGAATTTAA
- a CDS encoding ATP-binding protein, with protein sequence MDNKEVKLPFRPRARLLQLLGDQLIGSSRLAVFELVKNAYDADAEEVTVTLANLDSDTPSIVVYDNGDGMSLETICNIWLVPAHDHRELQRNSLKRTRLQRLPLGEKGLGRFAVHKLGDYIELVTRAHDNLECIVTIDWDDIVHKPFLSDAPVTVTTRKPIIFTEDKTGTQITIKKLRESTWTRGEVRRLLRQITSISSPFSNRSDTFKTILKVPEHSDWVDGVPDVDILLKRAPWFFEFTFHNGVFNWNYSFNGVPGIKLNKREHFGINEKLLLPPDRREISDDLQKLTKPKRITADEKTSEGIGPVEGAFYAFDRDRDIISKFADSQLIQNFLDENGGVRVYRDSIRVYNYGEPGDDWLGLDLRRVNTPGRNLSRNIIIGAVDLKLESSNQLKEKTNREGFVENDSYERLQKIVLGALSIFEIERKLDKDNIKKITNSGKNPENDNITKPLDALRKAAKKHNLSSELDPLISKAEKNYNEMRDTMLRAGLSGMGLAIVFHEIEQGVRVLYSAIEAGGNGKSLQQQAHELVRILDGFSELLRKGERQSNSIKHLVKRARDINKVRFRFHNVTLNCPALEDNADDFKSVFSFGLLLGTLNNLLDNAFYWLQVRWPDNDHEQKIYLNIEPDFHGGPAIIIADNGPGFQDDPERLTHPFFSRRPDGMGVGLYYANMVMELNGGRLIFPTAEDANIPEGFDGAIIALVFGKGEEL encoded by the coding sequence ATGGATAATAAAGAAGTCAAACTTCCCTTTCGACCTCGGGCAAGATTGCTACAGCTATTAGGAGATCAGCTAATCGGTTCTTCACGCTTGGCTGTTTTTGAGCTAGTAAAGAACGCGTATGATGCTGATGCAGAAGAGGTAACGGTTACACTAGCCAATCTTGATTCAGATACACCCAGTATAGTTGTTTACGATAATGGCGATGGAATGTCATTAGAAACGATATGCAATATCTGGTTAGTCCCTGCGCATGATCACCGAGAACTGCAACGGAACTCTTTGAAGAGAACACGTTTACAACGATTGCCTCTCGGTGAAAAAGGGCTTGGTCGCTTCGCTGTACACAAGTTAGGTGATTATATAGAGTTAGTTACGCGGGCCCATGATAATTTAGAGTGCATCGTGACCATCGACTGGGATGATATAGTTCATAAACCATTTTTATCTGATGCTCCAGTGACTGTAACGACTCGCAAACCTATAATTTTCACAGAAGATAAAACAGGCACGCAAATAACGATAAAAAAATTACGTGAGTCAACGTGGACACGAGGAGAAGTTCGACGATTACTACGACAAATAACATCCATTTCATCTCCTTTCAGCAATCGATCCGATACATTTAAAACAATATTAAAAGTGCCTGAGCATTCTGATTGGGTTGATGGAGTCCCCGATGTTGACATTCTATTGAAAAGAGCACCATGGTTTTTCGAGTTTACCTTCCATAATGGAGTTTTTAATTGGAATTATTCATTCAATGGTGTTCCTGGAATAAAGTTAAATAAACGAGAACATTTTGGTATAAATGAAAAGTTATTATTACCACCGGATCGCCGTGAAATTAGCGATGACTTACAAAAGCTAACAAAACCCAAAAGAATTACAGCTGATGAAAAAACATCTGAAGGCATTGGTCCAGTTGAAGGGGCATTTTATGCATTCGACCGTGATCGAGATATAATTTCAAAATTCGCTGATAGTCAGTTAATTCAAAATTTTCTAGATGAAAATGGCGGAGTAAGAGTATATAGAGATAGTATTCGTGTTTACAACTATGGCGAGCCTGGCGATGATTGGTTAGGTCTTGATCTTCGTCGAGTAAATACCCCTGGAAGAAATTTAAGTAGAAACATAATAATAGGTGCTGTAGATCTTAAGCTTGAGTCAAGCAATCAGTTAAAAGAAAAAACAAATCGTGAAGGATTTGTAGAGAATGATTCATATGAGAGATTACAAAAAATAGTTCTAGGTGCATTATCAATCTTTGAGATAGAACGTAAGCTAGACAAGGATAATATAAAAAAAATAACAAACAGTGGCAAAAATCCAGAAAATGATAATATAACAAAACCGTTAGATGCGTTAAGAAAGGCAGCAAAGAAACATAATTTGTCTTCTGAGCTAGATCCATTAATAAGTAAAGCTGAAAAGAACTATAATGAAATGCGTGACACAATGTTGCGCGCTGGGCTGTCTGGAATGGGATTGGCAATAGTTTTTCATGAAATTGAACAAGGCGTACGAGTATTATACAGCGCAATTGAAGCTGGAGGTAATGGAAAATCCTTACAGCAGCAAGCTCATGAATTAGTTCGTATATTAGATGGTTTTTCTGAGTTACTTCGTAAAGGTGAAAGACAAAGTAATAGCATAAAACATTTGGTAAAAAGGGCTCGAGATATAAATAAAGTTCGTTTTAGATTCCATAATGTCACTCTAAATTGTCCTGCATTGGAGGATAATGCCGACGATTTCAAAAGTGTATTTTCATTTGGATTATTACTTGGCACTTTAAATAATCTACTCGACAATGCCTTCTATTGGCTTCAGGTTAGGTGGCCCGATAATGATCATGAACAAAAAATTTATCTTAATATAGAGCCTGATTTTCATGGTGGCCCAGCAATAATTATCGCTGATAATGGACCTGGCTTCCAAGATGATCCTGAAAGATTAACCCACCCGTTCTTTAGTCGTCGTCCAGATGGCATGGGTGTCGGATTATACTATGCCAATATGGTAATGGAATTAAACGGTGGGAGACTAATTTTCCCTACTGCAGAAGATGCTAACATTCCTGAAGGCTTTGACGGTGCAATAATTGCTTTAGTTTTTGGAAAAGGAGAAGAACTTTGA
- a CDS encoding putative T6SS immunity periplasmic lipoprotein codes for MKGNILLVVAGVTLLSACVGERLDQRYAPDIPITAYARDNGDICIYPSSKENERPDTLHISGETDGKLIDVANQDMKKGICVTQKDYPFQGNHSYSMRVNVVPVEKRKDLQDVSGRAFIAHFHVKKINNRYVIENGHSRALH; via the coding sequence ATGAAGGGTAATATATTGTTAGTTGTCGCAGGTGTGACTTTGTTGAGTGCCTGTGTAGGTGAGCGCCTGGACCAGCGTTATGCGCCGGATATCCCTATAACTGCTTATGCTCGAGATAATGGCGACATCTGCATTTATCCGTCATCAAAGGAAAACGAAAGGCCAGATACGCTCCATATCAGCGGTGAAACGGATGGGAAGTTGATTGATGTAGCAAATCAGGATATGAAGAAGGGCATTTGCGTCACTCAAAAGGACTACCCATTCCAGGGAAATCATTCCTATAGCATGAGGGTAAATGTTGTCCCGGTAGAGAAGCGTAAAGATCTGCAAGATGTCTCTGGCAGAGCCTTTATCGCTCACTTCCACGTAAAAAAGATTAATAATCGCTATGTTATCGAAAATGGCCACAGCAGGGCGCTCCATTGA
- a CDS encoding contact-dependent growth inhibition system immunity protein — protein sequence MKTSELDNLIVVYFGQDYDLINEDGDIAALIAEYIRLATHQQRQALADEIDALLAQDNVESLFNQRFGFTFSPELWGTTVPAFLQQARSAAVKAL from the coding sequence ATGAAAACCAGCGAACTTGATAACCTGATCGTCGTTTATTTCGGTCAAGATTATGACCTGATAAACGAAGACGGCGATATTGCCGCACTGATCGCAGAGTACATTCGTCTGGCGACTCATCAGCAGCGCCAGGCTTTGGCCGATGAGATAGATGCGTTACTGGCGCAGGATAATGTGGAGTCATTATTCAACCAACGTTTCGGCTTTACCTTCAGCCCCGAGCTATGGGGAACCACGGTTCCCGCATTCTTGCAGCAGGCCAGAAGCGCCGCTGTGAAAGCGCTTTGA
- a CDS encoding type IV secretion protein Rhs: MEQQREGIKRALTPGEVNLARSVFGSSVFYEKVFVHCDSYLPFGLQNPLTAMSPNGELYFRKALYRSDYANETLPSTQHLFIHEMAYVWQYQRGMWVRTRGLLSWTVSYQYRLDKPLLSRYGMEQQASIIADYFYLKKFGVRDFISLYGRNYAGIVDRSTLSKFQPIIRSAGLPL; encoded by the coding sequence ATGGAGCAACAACGGGAAGGAATAAAACGGGCGCTAACGCCAGGCGAGGTTAACCTGGCCCGCTCGGTGTTCGGCAGCTCGGTTTTCTATGAGAAAGTGTTCGTTCACTGCGACAGCTATCTGCCGTTTGGGTTGCAGAACCCGCTTACCGCGATGAGCCCTAACGGAGAGTTGTACTTTCGCAAGGCTTTATATCGCAGCGACTATGCGAACGAAACGTTACCTTCGACACAGCATTTGTTTATTCATGAAATGGCGTACGTATGGCAGTACCAAAGAGGTATGTGGGTGCGCACTCGTGGGCTCCTAAGCTGGACGGTGAGTTATCAATATCGGCTCGATAAACCCTTGTTGAGCCGCTATGGTATGGAGCAGCAAGCATCGATAATTGCAGACTATTTCTACCTCAAGAAGTTTGGCGTTAGAGACTTCATCAGCTTATATGGTAGGAATTACGCAGGGATAGTCGACAGAAGTACATTGTCAAAATTTCAACCGATAATCAGAAGCGCAGGGCTGCCGCTATGA
- a CDS encoding helix-turn-helix domain-containing protein, with product MKITSAKMLAHALRNERKKRNQSQSKTADSIGLKQATVSAFENNPDGTRLETLFKLLAALDLELQVTPRGKPVDPKTWDQEW from the coding sequence ATGAAAATCACCTCGGCAAAGATGTTGGCGCATGCATTACGCAACGAGCGTAAAAAGCGTAACCAAAGCCAAAGCAAAACCGCTGACAGCATTGGGTTAAAGCAGGCGACGGTTTCTGCCTTTGAAAACAACCCGGACGGTACCCGGCTGGAGACATTGTTCAAACTGCTTGCTGCGCTGGACTTGGAGCTGCAGGTTACCCCGCGCGGCAAGCCGGTCGATCCCAAAACCTGGGATCAGGAGTGGTGA
- a CDS encoding contact-dependent growth inhibition system immunity protein: MSTIVMRNHFSELSSLFCIYFGQDYDLFTDAETTEGVIDGFLEQHGSQIIRDILEEAKAFQATYAGRIDEGMAEHFPNEFVPESWDITAVELFAMLQRKAAQKLEQLKRT; encoded by the coding sequence TTGAGCACCATCGTGATGCGCAATCACTTCAGCGAGCTCAGTAGCTTATTCTGCATTTACTTCGGGCAGGATTATGACCTGTTTACTGACGCCGAAACTACAGAGGGAGTGATAGACGGCTTTCTTGAGCAACACGGCAGTCAAATCATCCGCGATATCCTCGAGGAAGCGAAAGCGTTTCAGGCTACCTATGCAGGGCGTATAGACGAAGGAATGGCGGAGCATTTTCCAAATGAGTTTGTACCGGAGAGTTGGGATATTACGGCGGTAGAGCTCTTTGCCATGCTGCAACGGAAAGCAGCGCAAAAGCTGGAACAGCTCAAACGAACTTAA